A genomic segment from Actinomycetota bacterium encodes:
- a CDS encoding cobalamin-binding protein encodes MRIVSLLPSATEIVYALGLEGSLAAVTSDCDYPPDAAEKPQASFSSLPLDDDTTPNEIDRLVKESVEANEPIYRLDRALIQELQPDLILAQDLCRVCAVPSGHVTEALDVIGCDATVISLDPHGLDDVIAGIEEVGDATGTSGRAKELAARLRERVQTVRAKARGLSQIPTLALEWADPPFTGGHWIPEMIELAGGRDLVGVQGEPSTGLSWHAVEAAAPELIVFMPCGYRLPEAVVQARDLYAREEFAATPAAHDGAVFAVDSSSYFSRPGPRLIDGLETLAWILHPDVFPEPPPGRVERVGPV; translated from the coding sequence GTGAGGATCGTCTCTCTCCTGCCGTCGGCGACCGAGATCGTGTACGCGCTCGGACTAGAAGGCTCTCTGGCGGCGGTGACGTCCGACTGCGACTACCCGCCCGACGCCGCGGAGAAGCCGCAGGCGTCCTTCAGCTCGCTGCCGCTCGACGACGACACGACGCCGAACGAGATCGACCGGCTGGTGAAGGAATCGGTGGAAGCGAACGAGCCGATCTACCGCCTCGACCGAGCGCTCATCCAGGAGCTCCAGCCCGACCTGATCCTGGCGCAAGACCTGTGCAGGGTCTGTGCCGTCCCGTCGGGTCACGTCACCGAAGCGCTCGACGTAATCGGCTGCGATGCAACCGTTATCTCACTCGACCCACACGGCCTGGATGACGTGATCGCCGGTATCGAAGAAGTGGGCGACGCGACCGGCACGAGCGGACGAGCAAAAGAGCTCGCGGCGCGACTGCGGGAACGGGTGCAGACGGTTCGCGCCAAAGCGCGGGGCCTGTCGCAGATCCCAACGCTCGCCTTGGAGTGGGCCGATCCTCCATTCACCGGCGGTCACTGGATCCCCGAGATGATCGAGCTCGCCGGCGGCCGCGACCTGGTCGGCGTGCAGGGAGAGCCGTCGACGGGCCTGTCGTGGCACGCGGTCGAGGCCGCTGCGCCGGAGCTGATCGTCTTCATGCCCTGCGGCTACCGCTTACCGGAAGCCGTAGTGCAGGCGCGCGACCTCTACGCGCGGGAGGAGTTCGCCGCGACCCCTGCGGCCCACGACGGCGCCGTGTTCGCGGTTGATTCATCCTCCTACTTCTCGCGGCCCGGGCCGCGGTTGATTGACGGGCTCGAGACGCTCGCGTGGATCCTGCACCCCGACGTCTTTCCGGAGCCTCCGCCAGGGCGGGTCGAGCGGGTAGGTCCCGTTTAG
- a CDS encoding ATP-binding protein: protein MEDLLQAVRYLAAAVYSAVALAAFRSWRRERGMSGAWVAAAFATLAFIVLQNLVIPDEATGLLAALISKLTVLGVVFFPYALYRFTTSLKPASPAVDRVASGVALAVALWTLFSEGFPDEDEGRTTLMTLYLVAVVLEFGGLLVTVAVRLWRAGRGQPTLARRRMRLLSVASIGITLALVVAAAQPDDTDVTSDLIVQLMALIAVTLFFIGFTPPALLRMAWRRPEQEALATATEQLVSATTPEEVTANLLPHVTSILGARGAVLLDRDGAVVGAVGETDGGPVLAEPEALRPDVLRLDFDFGTVVIWASPYTPFFGYEEVELLRSLGVLTGLALDRSSLYASEREARAAAERASRELQEANAGLEESRARLAEAQSIAHIGSFTWDTRTDIVSWSDEMYEIYGLPRGSRITYTSYFDYVHEDDREFVQSVVESAVQERRPYSFDHRILRPDGTQRIIHARGRVDVDATGEVIGVVGTAQDVTAAREAERRIATALASEREARRSLEELNEDMESFVYTVSHDLNSPIIAIQGFSEFLSRDFGEALGEKGRFYIERIQVSSSYLQSLIKDLLAFSRIGRVQTEPEDVALEEVVDQVADEVRAAVPQLKVHLHPLPVVRLNPLRARQLFTNLIQNSCRYAGRSDVEVTVAAERVRGDKVSISVRDNGPGVPEEHRKKVFGVFERLQESGPSEGTGIGLPICKRIVETAGGTMWIADSEEGLDIRFTLPLASPAVGADVGVAS, encoded by the coding sequence GTGGAAGATCTCCTACAGGCCGTCAGGTACTTGGCCGCTGCGGTGTATTCCGCGGTGGCTCTGGCCGCGTTCCGCAGTTGGCGCCGCGAGCGCGGCATGTCTGGCGCCTGGGTGGCAGCAGCGTTTGCCACTCTCGCCTTCATCGTCCTCCAGAACCTGGTCATCCCCGACGAGGCGACGGGGCTACTGGCAGCGCTGATCTCGAAGCTGACGGTCCTGGGGGTCGTCTTCTTCCCCTACGCCCTCTATCGCTTCACCACCTCGTTGAAGCCGGCTTCTCCCGCGGTAGACCGTGTCGCGAGCGGAGTCGCGCTTGCGGTGGCGCTGTGGACGCTGTTCTCCGAGGGTTTCCCCGACGAAGACGAAGGCCGCACGACGCTGATGACCCTCTACCTGGTCGCGGTCGTGCTCGAGTTCGGTGGGTTGTTAGTCACGGTTGCCGTTCGTCTGTGGCGGGCGGGTCGCGGCCAGCCGACGTTGGCCAGGCGCAGGATGAGGCTGCTGAGCGTCGCGTCGATCGGGATCACGCTTGCCCTTGTAGTGGCTGCGGCTCAGCCCGACGACACCGACGTGACGTCCGACCTGATCGTCCAGCTCATGGCGCTGATCGCCGTGACCTTGTTCTTCATCGGGTTCACACCTCCGGCGTTGCTCCGGATGGCGTGGCGCCGCCCGGAGCAAGAGGCGCTGGCGACCGCGACCGAGCAACTGGTGTCCGCGACAACGCCCGAGGAAGTCACGGCCAACCTGTTGCCACATGTCACGAGCATCCTCGGAGCCCGCGGCGCGGTCCTCCTCGATCGGGATGGAGCCGTCGTCGGCGCGGTGGGCGAGACCGATGGAGGTCCGGTCCTGGCCGAACCTGAGGCGCTGCGACCCGACGTGTTGCGGCTCGACTTCGACTTCGGCACCGTGGTGATCTGGGCCAGCCCATACACCCCGTTCTTCGGTTACGAGGAGGTGGAGCTCCTTCGGTCGCTCGGGGTCCTTACCGGTCTGGCTCTGGATCGCAGCAGCCTGTACGCGAGCGAACGAGAAGCCCGCGCCGCCGCGGAGCGGGCGAGCCGCGAGCTGCAGGAGGCGAACGCGGGACTGGAGGAGAGCCGCGCCCGGCTCGCGGAGGCGCAGAGCATCGCCCACATCGGAAGCTTCACCTGGGACACCCGGACCGACATCGTCTCGTGGTCCGATGAGATGTACGAGATCTACGGTCTGCCGCGCGGATCCAGGATCACCTACACCTCCTACTTCGACTACGTCCACGAAGACGATCGGGAGTTCGTTCAGTCGGTGGTGGAGAGCGCGGTTCAGGAACGGCGGCCCTACTCGTTCGATCACCGCATCCTGCGGCCCGACGGCACCCAGCGGATCATCCACGCACGAGGTCGCGTCGACGTCGACGCCACGGGCGAGGTGATCGGAGTGGTGGGAACGGCACAGGACGTCACCGCTGCGCGCGAGGCCGAGAGGCGCATCGCGACCGCTCTTGCGAGCGAGAGGGAAGCGCGGCGCTCTCTCGAAGAGCTGAACGAAGACATGGAGTCTTTCGTCTATACGGTCTCGCACGACCTGAACAGCCCGATCATCGCGATCCAGGGATTCTCCGAGTTCTTGAGCAGAGACTTCGGCGAGGCGCTGGGGGAGAAGGGTCGCTTCTACATCGAGCGCATCCAGGTGAGCTCGTCGTACCTCCAGTCGCTGATCAAAGACCTGCTGGCCTTCTCGCGGATCGGCAGGGTTCAGACCGAGCCCGAAGACGTGGCTCTGGAAGAGGTCGTGGATCAGGTCGCGGATGAGGTACGCGCAGCGGTGCCCCAGTTGAAGGTTCACCTCCACCCACTGCCCGTCGTTCGTTTGAATCCCCTGCGAGCACGTCAGCTTTTCACCAACCTCATCCAGAACTCGTGCCGCTACGCCGGTCGTTCCGACGTCGAGGTAACCGTCGCGGCCGAACGCGTCAGAGGCGACAAGGTGTCGATCTCGGTCCGCGACAACGGCCCCGGCGTCCCGGAGGAGCACCGCAAGAAGGTGTTCGGGGTATTCGAGCGGCTCCAGGAATCGGGCCCGAGCGAGGGGACAGGCATCGGCTTGCCGATCTGCAAGAGGATCGTCGAGACCGCGGGCGGCACGATGTGGATCGCGGATTCTGAGGAAGGTCTCGACATCCGATTCACCCTCCCACTGGCCTCGCCGGCCGTTGGAGCCGACGTCGGGGTGGCTTCATGA
- a CDS encoding ATP-binding protein, with product MTENTRLPMRDGRRQINVLVVEDDADLRFLIEHRLEEMDIHLRIAATGEEALRSLDGTDLVLLDYRLPDMSGLEILRAIRAAGGPSVVMVTGMGSESVVVEAMRGGAIDYVVKDAAYLRSLPEIIERGWRQHDLARRAGRLQRLALVVAEAEERETMLSEIVYGARELLRADSCALAVPEEDGAVAIAAATDESDMATDLTARMGQVLTSREVEQLDGYLLVPLSKRDDEAVGVLIVRSEGDTTYRPEEVELAETFAAFGAVALRKLRRQELEQALIDELQQTLQLRRGFINSVSHELRTPLACISGFSTTLLSYWGRLDEDTVLSSLEKISHHAADLRKLVDALLDFGAVEHGRFRSELEVIDLQANVEGVVEDLQPLLVERQVKIEVPPLQVTADPGLLKRVFINLISNAVKASEAGSSITIRGTAVDDVAQVEVIDEGTGLTADEANHVFDPFWRSRRSVKAANRGAGIGLTLVREYVRSMGGRVDVHSTPGEGSSFYFTLPLRT from the coding sequence ATGACCGAGAACACCAGGTTGCCCATGCGAGATGGGAGAAGGCAGATCAACGTTCTCGTGGTCGAGGATGATGCCGACCTCAGGTTCCTGATCGAGCACCGTCTCGAGGAGATGGACATCCACCTGCGGATCGCCGCAACCGGTGAAGAAGCGCTTCGCTCCCTCGACGGAACGGATCTGGTTCTTCTGGACTATCGCCTGCCGGACATGTCGGGCCTCGAGATATTGCGTGCGATCCGGGCCGCGGGCGGCCCGTCGGTCGTGATGGTGACCGGGATGGGCTCGGAGTCCGTCGTGGTCGAAGCGATGCGCGGTGGCGCCATCGACTACGTCGTCAAGGATGCTGCGTACCTGCGCTCTCTCCCGGAGATCATCGAGCGCGGATGGCGCCAGCACGATCTTGCCCGCCGCGCCGGTCGGCTTCAGAGGCTGGCGCTGGTCGTGGCAGAAGCCGAGGAGCGCGAGACCATGCTGTCGGAGATCGTGTACGGCGCGCGGGAACTGCTCCGCGCGGACTCGTGCGCGCTGGCGGTACCGGAGGAGGATGGCGCGGTCGCGATCGCTGCCGCGACGGATGAGTCCGACATGGCAACGGACCTGACCGCGCGTATGGGTCAGGTGCTCACGTCGAGGGAGGTCGAGCAGCTCGACGGATACCTGCTCGTCCCTCTGTCGAAACGCGACGACGAGGCTGTGGGGGTCCTGATCGTGAGGTCGGAAGGCGACACCACCTACCGTCCGGAGGAGGTGGAGCTTGCGGAGACCTTCGCTGCTTTTGGCGCGGTTGCTCTACGGAAGCTCCGACGCCAGGAGCTCGAGCAAGCGCTGATCGACGAGCTGCAACAGACGCTCCAGTTGCGAAGAGGCTTCATCAACTCCGTGTCGCACGAGCTGCGCACGCCGCTGGCCTGCATCTCGGGCTTCAGCACGACGCTGTTGAGCTACTGGGGGAGGTTGGACGAAGACACCGTGCTGTCTTCGCTGGAGAAGATCAGTCATCACGCAGCGGATCTGCGGAAATTGGTCGACGCTCTGCTCGATTTCGGGGCTGTCGAACACGGTCGCTTCCGGTCGGAGCTCGAGGTCATCGATCTGCAGGCAAACGTGGAGGGTGTGGTCGAGGACCTTCAGCCGTTGCTGGTGGAGCGACAGGTCAAGATCGAGGTTCCTCCCCTCCAGGTGACGGCGGACCCGGGCCTCTTGAAGAGGGTATTCATCAACCTGATCTCGAATGCGGTCAAGGCATCGGAAGCGGGCTCCTCCATCACCATTCGGGGCACTGCTGTGGACGATGTCGCTCAGGTAGAGGTGATCGACGAGGGCACCGGGCTGACGGCCGACGAGGCGAACCACGTCTTTGACCCGTTCTGGCGCTCGCGGCGGTCGGTCAAGGCGGCGAACCGCGGTGCCGGCATCGGGCTCACGCTCGTGAGAGAGTACGTCCGTTCCATGGGCGGCCGCGTCGACGTGCACTCCACGCCCGGAGAGGGGTCGAGCTTCTACTTCACTCTGCCTCTGCGAACCTGA
- a CDS encoding response regulator transcription factor, with protein MDLDVERRRVATARAVLWSWWAAGGATLNLTPPCRIVIADDTPDIRMLLRWSLEPDDRFEIVGEATNGAEAVQLIGSLDVDAILLDLAMPVMDGLQAIPQIKLASPSTRIIVLSGFDQESMAGEALSRGADVYLEKGVAVAEIADVLTDLCRRGAA; from the coding sequence ATGGATCTCGATGTCGAACGCCGCCGCGTGGCGACGGCGCGTGCCGTCCTCTGGAGCTGGTGGGCCGCGGGCGGGGCGACGTTGAATCTCACGCCGCCGTGCCGCATCGTGATCGCAGACGACACACCGGACATCAGGATGCTCCTGAGATGGTCGCTGGAGCCGGACGATCGCTTCGAGATCGTTGGTGAGGCCACCAATGGGGCCGAGGCGGTCCAGTTGATCGGATCTCTCGACGTAGACGCGATCCTGCTCGATCTCGCGATGCCGGTGATGGACGGCCTGCAGGCCATCCCACAGATCAAGCTAGCGTCGCCGTCGACTCGGATCATCGTCTTGTCCGGCTTCGACCAGGAGTCGATGGCGGGCGAGGCGCTGTCGCGAGGGGCCGACGTCTATCTCGAGAAGGGTGTGGCGGTTGCGGAGATAGCCGACGTCCTCACCGACCTGTGCCGCAGGGGCGCTGCCTGA
- a CDS encoding SRPBCC family protein, whose product MSSIEQSIEVNVPVRTAYNQWTQFEDFPHFMEGVEKVNQLDDVNLHWVAEIMGQHREWDAKITEQIPDERIAWRNVDGATNAGVVTFHRISDDTTKIMLQMEYDPEGFGEKAADALGLVKARVKGDLERFKTFIESRGQETGAWRGEVDQNNI is encoded by the coding sequence ATGTCCAGCATCGAGCAGTCGATCGAAGTCAACGTCCCGGTGCGCACTGCTTACAACCAGTGGACGCAGTTCGAGGACTTCCCCCACTTCATGGAGGGCGTCGAGAAGGTCAACCAGCTAGACGACGTGAACCTGCACTGGGTGGCGGAGATCATGGGGCAGCATCGTGAGTGGGACGCCAAGATCACCGAGCAGATCCCCGACGAGCGGATCGCGTGGAGGAACGTTGATGGCGCCACTAACGCCGGAGTCGTGACCTTCCACAGGATCTCCGACGACACCACGAAGATCATGCTGCAGATGGAGTACGACCCGGAGGGTTTCGGCGAGAAGGCGGCCGACGCTCTGGGTCTCGTCAAAGCCCGCGTCAAGGGCGACCTCGAGAGGTTCAAGACCTTCATCGAGAGCCGCGGCCAAGAGACCGGTGCCTGGCGCGGAGAGGTCGATCAGAACAACATCTAA
- a CDS encoding DNA topoisomerase IB: MPRLRRADCSATGLTRRRRGKGFEYVDATGARVHDVATLQRIKDLGIPPAWTDVWICPYPNGHLQAVGTDAAGRKQYLYHEAWRTRRDQEKFDKMIEFANALRKIRHVTDQHLDQQGLPRERVLACAVRLLDRGFFRIGGESYAEANDTYGLATMRKEHVRFEGGEVVFEYIAKSGKERLQSIVDPAVYEVVKALKRRRGGGDELLAYRVGSRWVDVKSMDINVYLKEISGGNYSAKDFRTWHATVLAARALAVSSGALTSPTARKRAISRAIQEVSHYLGNTPAVCRKSYVDPRVIDRYVSGWTIGPVIEQMAQDGVAEPALLEAFETAVLELIEDPRESDLVEKVVKQAS, translated from the coding sequence ATGCCGAGACTCCGCAGAGCAGACTGTTCCGCTACTGGGCTCACCCGCCGCCGCCGAGGTAAGGGCTTCGAATACGTCGACGCCACGGGTGCTCGGGTGCATGACGTCGCCACCCTCCAGCGGATCAAGGATTTGGGGATACCGCCGGCTTGGACGGACGTGTGGATCTGCCCGTATCCGAACGGCCATCTCCAGGCGGTGGGAACGGACGCTGCGGGCCGGAAGCAGTACCTGTATCACGAGGCCTGGCGGACGCGGCGCGATCAAGAGAAGTTCGACAAGATGATCGAGTTCGCGAACGCGCTTCGGAAGATCCGCCACGTCACGGATCAACACCTGGATCAACAGGGCCTGCCGCGCGAGCGCGTGCTGGCGTGCGCCGTTCGGCTGTTGGACCGGGGGTTCTTCCGGATCGGGGGCGAGTCCTACGCAGAGGCCAACGACACCTACGGGCTGGCGACCATGCGCAAAGAGCACGTCAGGTTCGAGGGCGGCGAGGTTGTCTTCGAGTACATCGCGAAGAGCGGGAAGGAACGTCTGCAATCGATCGTCGATCCCGCCGTTTACGAGGTCGTGAAGGCGCTGAAGCGGCGGCGAGGTGGCGGGGACGAGCTTCTCGCGTACCGGGTGGGTTCTCGCTGGGTGGACGTGAAGTCGATGGACATCAACGTCTATCTCAAGGAGATCTCTGGGGGGAACTACTCCGCCAAGGACTTCCGGACGTGGCACGCGACCGTGCTGGCTGCTCGTGCGCTCGCGGTGTCATCGGGCGCATTGACCTCACCTACGGCGCGAAAGCGGGCGATCTCGCGCGCCATCCAGGAGGTCTCGCACTACCTCGGCAACACCCCCGCCGTTTGCCGCAAGTCCTACGTCGACCCTCGTGTCATCGATCGTTACGTGTCCGGCTGGACGATCGGACCCGTCATCGAGCAGATGGCCCAGGATGGCGTGGCCGAGCCAGCCTTGCTGGAGGCGTTCGAGACTGCCGTGTTGGAGCTCATCGAAGACCCGCGGGAGAGCGATCTGGTCGAGAAGGTTGTGAAGCAGGCCAGTTAG
- a CDS encoding DMT family transporter, translating into MSEKTRSPVAEASLVAISAIWGLTFVMVQDAVRLIPVTTFLAYRFVPAAAIVAVVVWPSLRRLGPAGLKAGVVMGVFLTGGYFFQTLGLERTSAANAGFITGLFVVLTPLFGALLLRQRAGAPAWVAAGLSALGLYLLSGAGADGSHLVGDGLVFLCACSFSLHILVTDRALERHHLGALLAVQLGVTGAFSLVLAVAQGDLVVPRSATVWSALVVTSLFASALGFFVQAYAQRHASPARTALILTSEPVFAGVFAYLLQDQRLSGWAWVGAALIMFAIVTVEMVPRLRVEQPLPER; encoded by the coding sequence GTGTCCGAGAAGACCCGCTCTCCCGTTGCCGAGGCCTCGCTCGTCGCTATCTCTGCCATATGGGGCCTCACCTTCGTGATGGTCCAGGACGCCGTTCGGCTGATCCCGGTCACCACCTTCCTGGCTTACCGGTTCGTTCCCGCGGCCGCCATCGTTGCGGTCGTCGTGTGGCCGTCGCTGCGGCGGTTGGGACCTGCGGGGCTGAAGGCGGGGGTCGTCATGGGGGTGTTCCTGACCGGCGGCTACTTCTTCCAGACCCTCGGGCTCGAGCGAACGAGTGCGGCGAACGCGGGTTTCATCACCGGGTTGTTCGTCGTGCTTACGCCTCTGTTCGGGGCGCTGCTCCTGCGGCAGCGGGCGGGGGCACCGGCGTGGGTCGCCGCGGGGCTCTCGGCGCTCGGGTTGTACCTGCTGTCGGGAGCGGGCGCAGACGGCAGTCATCTTGTGGGCGATGGTCTCGTGTTCCTGTGCGCGTGCTCCTTCTCGTTACACATCCTCGTCACGGATCGCGCGCTCGAGAGGCATCACCTCGGAGCGTTGCTGGCGGTGCAGCTCGGGGTCACCGGCGCGTTCAGCCTCGTCCTCGCGGTCGCGCAAGGCGATCTCGTTGTCCCGCGTTCAGCGACCGTGTGGTCGGCTTTGGTGGTGACGTCGCTGTTCGCGAGCGCGCTCGGCTTCTTCGTTCAGGCGTACGCGCAGCGACATGCCTCTCCCGCCCGCACCGCGCTGATACTGACGAGCGAGCCGGTGTTCGCGGGTGTGTTCGCGTACCTGCTTCAGGACCAGAGGTTGAGCGGCTGGGCGTGGGTAGGAGCCGCCTTGATCATGTTCGCGATCGTCACGGTGGAGATGGTTCCGCGCCTCCGGGTGGAGCAGCCGCTTCCGGAGAGGTAG
- a CDS encoding intein-containing Rv2578c family radical SAM protein, whose protein sequence is MATEPLFELRRRTFDTPAFRGIEFIESEAKTILNHVKGNSLPFNWTINPYRGCSHACSYCQSGDTPILMADGRTRFLKDLLVGDAVLGTRRDGNYRRYVTTKVEAHWQTMKPAYRVALEDGTELIASGDHRFLTRRGWKYVIGTECGRERRPHLTLNSKLMGVGKLATPPRHDADYRTGYLCGIVRGEGNLARYEYSGQGRTQMVHRFRVALTDLECLCRTKSFLEQRGVDTHQFVFQEAVGQYRRIEAIRTASRRNVMAIEDVIRWPGRPSLSWWKGFLAGIFDGEGGFSGGILRISNTDAEIISHITSGLRRLGFFYVLEEKAGCNKPVKVVRLLGELSEKLRFFLTVDPAITRKRTFEGTAIKSSARLKVTSIEPLGIEMPMYDITTGTGDFIANGVISHNCFARTTHTYLDMNAGSDFDRKIVVKVNAPELLRKELRAKRWKGELIAMGTNTDPYQRAEGRYKLMPRIIQTLTEYRNPFSILTKGTLILRDLELLEEAAAVTEVTTAFSIGTLDEDVWRKSEPGTPHPRKRMEAVARLNEAGIPCGVLVAPILPGISDGRDQIKAVIDAALEAGATHVYPILLHLRPVVKDVYMEWLRETYPDLVPRYEEMYRGRSYASNAEKAAFAKEVDLVLAGRSPNAVRPRGRRRNPNARKQVERLETEQLKLI, encoded by the coding sequence ATGGCGACCGAGCCTCTGTTCGAGCTCAGGAGACGCACCTTCGACACGCCCGCGTTCCGCGGCATCGAGTTCATCGAGTCCGAAGCCAAGACCATCCTCAACCACGTGAAGGGCAACAGCCTCCCCTTCAACTGGACGATCAACCCCTACCGCGGATGCAGTCATGCCTGTAGTTACTGCCAGAGCGGGGACACGCCCATCCTCATGGCCGACGGACGCACGCGATTTCTAAAGGATCTGCTCGTCGGAGACGCCGTCCTTGGCACTAGGCGTGACGGGAACTACCGCCGTTACGTAACGACAAAGGTCGAGGCTCATTGGCAAACGATGAAACCTGCTTATCGCGTGGCGCTGGAGGATGGGACTGAACTGATCGCCAGCGGCGACCATCGTTTCCTGACGCGCCGAGGCTGGAAGTACGTCATCGGGACAGAATGTGGGCGAGAACGGCGGCCTCACCTGACGCTCAACAGCAAGCTGATGGGGGTCGGCAAGCTCGCGACCCCGCCCCGACACGATGCCGACTACCGCACGGGTTACCTCTGCGGCATTGTCCGGGGTGAGGGGAATTTAGCCCGCTACGAATACTCAGGCCAGGGTCGTACTCAGATGGTGCATCGTTTCCGTGTCGCCCTGACCGATCTGGAGTGCCTTTGCCGCACAAAGAGTTTCTTGGAGCAGCGAGGGGTCGACACTCATCAGTTCGTCTTCCAAGAAGCAGTAGGTCAGTACCGCCGGATCGAAGCGATCAGGACTGCATCAAGGCGCAACGTGATGGCTATCGAGGACGTTATCCGCTGGCCTGGGAGGCCCTCATTGAGCTGGTGGAAGGGTTTCCTAGCAGGAATCTTCGATGGCGAAGGAGGGTTTTCCGGGGGAATCCTGCGAATATCAAACACCGACGCCGAAATCATCAGTCACATAACTTCAGGCCTGCGCAGACTAGGTTTTTTCTACGTGCTTGAGGAGAAGGCCGGGTGCAACAAGCCGGTGAAAGTAGTTCGCCTTCTGGGTGAGCTCAGCGAGAAACTCCGGTTCTTCCTCACGGTTGACCCCGCAATCACTCGGAAGCGGACATTCGAAGGCACTGCGATCAAGAGCAGCGCTCGGCTAAAGGTCACTTCGATCGAGCCGCTGGGCATCGAGATGCCCATGTACGACATCACTACAGGAACCGGGGACTTCATCGCGAATGGCGTCATCAGCCATAACTGCTTCGCTCGTACGACGCACACGTATCTCGACATGAATGCCGGCTCGGACTTCGACAGGAAGATCGTCGTGAAGGTCAATGCGCCTGAGCTGTTGCGCAAGGAGTTGCGCGCCAAGCGGTGGAAGGGCGAGCTCATCGCGATGGGGACGAACACCGATCCCTATCAGCGGGCGGAGGGACGCTACAAGCTCATGCCGCGGATCATCCAGACGCTGACGGAGTACCGGAACCCCTTCTCGATCCTCACCAAAGGGACCCTCATCCTGCGCGACCTGGAGCTTCTGGAGGAAGCGGCCGCGGTGACCGAGGTCACCACCGCGTTCTCGATCGGCACGCTGGACGAGGACGTGTGGCGCAAGAGCGAGCCCGGGACTCCGCACCCGCGCAAGCGCATGGAGGCCGTTGCACGTCTCAACGAGGCCGGGATCCCGTGTGGCGTCTTGGTGGCACCGATCCTGCCTGGGATCAGCGACGGCCGCGATCAGATCAAGGCCGTGATCGATGCGGCGCTGGAAGCCGGCGCGACCCACGTCTACCCGATCCTTCTCCACCTGCGTCCCGTGGTGAAGGACGTCTACATGGAGTGGCTCCGAGAGACGTACCCCGACCTCGTCCCACGCTACGAGGAGATGTACCGCGGGCGCTCCTACGCGAGTAACGCGGAGAAGGCGGCCTTCGCGAAGGAGGTCGACCTGGTGCTCGCCGGACGCAGCCCGAACGCGGTGCGCCCGCGGGGGCGGCGGCGGAACCCGAACGCGCGCAAGCAGGTGGAAAGACTAGAGACGGAGCAGCTGAAGCTGATCTAG
- a CDS encoding zinc metalloprotease HtpX, with amino-acid sequence MHKNTLKTYVLLAALGGFLVFLGSRLLGPGGATIGVIIALVTVGGSYWFSDKIAIRASRAEPVSEAEAPGLYRMVRELCLAANMPMPRLYMTPDPQPNAFATGRNDKTAVVAVTRGITELLSEDELRGVIAHELAHIKNRDILIGSVAAAIATAISYAAHLAFFFGGSDDDDGGNPIAALATLMLAPIAAGLIQMAISRSREFEADRIGASFINSGEPLARALEKLHLGAQSIPMKVEPAQASKYIVNPLTGRTARFAKLFSTHPPMEERIGRLRAPIAAR; translated from the coding sequence ATGCACAAGAACACGCTCAAGACGTACGTACTGCTGGCCGCGCTCGGCGGCTTCCTGGTCTTCCTCGGCAGCCGTCTCCTCGGCCCCGGAGGCGCCACGATCGGCGTCATCATCGCCCTTGTCACCGTGGGTGGCTCGTACTGGTTCTCCGACAAGATCGCGATCCGCGCCTCCCGCGCGGAGCCGGTGTCCGAAGCCGAGGCGCCGGGGCTCTACCGGATGGTGCGGGAGCTTTGCCTGGCCGCCAACATGCCGATGCCTCGCCTTTACATGACGCCGGACCCGCAGCCAAACGCGTTCGCGACGGGCCGCAACGACAAGACCGCCGTGGTCGCCGTCACGCGCGGGATCACGGAGCTGCTGAGCGAAGACGAGCTGCGCGGCGTGATCGCGCACGAGCTCGCGCACATCAAGAACCGCGACATCCTGATCGGCTCGGTCGCGGCCGCGATCGCAACCGCCATCAGCTACGCGGCGCACCTCGCGTTCTTCTTCGGCGGCTCGGACGATGACGACGGCGGGAACCCGATCGCCGCGCTCGCGACCCTGATGTTGGCGCCGATCGCCGCGGGTCTCATCCAGATGGCGATCTCGCGCTCCCGCGAGTTCGAGGCAGACCGGATCGGAGCTTCGTTCATCAACAGCGGCGAGCCGCTGGCGCGGGCGCTGGAGAAGCTCCACCTGGGCGCGCAGAGCATCCCGATGAAGGTCGAGCCGGCGCAGGCTTCCAAGTACATCGTGAACCCGCTCACCGGTCGCACCGCGAGGTTCGCGAAGCTGTTCTCGACGCACCCGCCGATGGAGGAGCGGATCGGGCGCCTCCGGGCACCCATCGCCGCGCGCTAG